Within the Dechloromonas denitrificans genome, the region CATGCAGTCGGCATTCATCGATGTCGGCCTGGATCGCACGGCCTTCCTGCATGTGGCGGATATCTGGCAGCCGCGCGAAACGACGACCGAGCGGCCGATCGAGAAAATTCTTTTCGACGGCCAGAGCATCGTCGTCCAGGTCGTCAAGGATCCGATCGGCACCAAGGGGGCCCGACTGTCGACGCAGATTTCGATCGCCGGGCGGATGCTGGTTTACCTGCCGCAGGAAAAACATATCGGTATTTCGCAACGCATCGAAGCGGAGTCCGAGCGCGAAGCGCTACGCGAAAGGATCACCCGGCTGGTCCCGGCCGATGAAACCGGGGGCTTCATTGTCCGGACGATGGCCGAAAATGCCAGCGACGAGGAATTCGCCACCGACATCGCCTACCTGCGCAAAATCTGGGCCGATATCAGGGACAAGGCGCGCACCTGCGCGCCGCCCTGCGTCCTCTATCAGGAGCTTTCGCTGAGCCAGCGCGTGCTGCGCGATTTCGTCAATCCGGAAACGGCGCGCATGGTCATCGACTCCCGCGAAAATTTCCAGAAACTGAGTGCCTTTGCCCAGGAGTTCACGCCCGCCGTCCTGCCGCTGCTCGACCATTACACCGGCCAGCGCCCCTTGTTCGACCTGCACGGCGTCGAGGAGGAAATCCAGAAAGCGCTGGCCCGCCGCGTCGACCTGAAATCGGGCGGCTACCTGATCATCGACCAGACCGAGGCGATGACGACCATCGACGTCAATACCGGCGGCTTTGTCGGCGTCCGCAACTTCGACGACACGATCTTCAAGACCAACCTCGAAGCGGCGGTCACCATCGCCCGCCAGCTAAGATTGCGGAACCTCGGCGGCATAATCATTGTCGATTTCATCGACATGGAGAACGAGGAACACAAGAAAGCCGTGCTCGACGAATTCAACAAGGCGCTGGCCCGCGACCACACCCGGCTGACGGTAAACGGCTTCACCGCCCTCGGTCTGGTCGAAATGACCCGCAAGCGGACGCGCGAGTCGCTGGCCCATGTGCTGTGCCAGCCTTGCCCGACCTGCGGTGGACGCGGCGAGGTCAAGACGGCGCGCACCGTGGCCTATGAAATTCTCCGCGAACTGCTGCGCGAGGCGCGCCAGTTCAATGCCCGTGAATACCGCATCCTGGCAGGGCCGGCGGTCGTCGACCTGTTTCTCGACGAAGAGTCGCAGTCGCTGGCCATGCTATCCGATTTCATCGGCAAGGCCGTTTCGCTGCAGTCCGAACCGAGCTACTCACCCGAGCAGTACGACATCGTCCTGATGTAATGACCATGAAGGAGACCCATGATGAACCCCAATCCGGAATTCGACAGTCTTGTCCCGGCGCAATTCTTTGACCGGCGGAGTTTTCTCGTGACCAGCCTGGGTGCCGGTTTCGCGCTGGCCGTCCAGCCGGTGATGGCCCAGACGGCGATCCGGACCGACGACAGCGGTCTGCTGGCCGGCGAAATCAAGGTGCCGGTCAAGGATGGCGAGATGGTGGCCTATCGCGCGCTGCCCAAGGGGGCGAGCAAGGCGCCGGTGGTGCTGGTCGTCTCCGAGATTTTCGGCGTTCATGAATACATCAAGGACACCTGCCGCCGCCTGGCCAAGGCCGGTTACTGCGCCATCGCCCCCGAACTCTTCGCCCGCCAGGGTGACCCGCGCGGCATCGACAGCATTCCCGACATCCTGGCCAAAATCGTCTACAAGACGCCCGACGCCCAGGTCATGAGCGATCTCGATGCCTGTGTCGCCTGGGCCGCCAGTAAGGGGGCCGACACCAACCGGCTGGCGATTACCGGCTTCTGCTGGGGCGGCCGGATCAGCTGGCTGTACAGCGCGCACAATCCGCAACTGAAGGCCGCGGCGGCCTGGTATGGCCGCCTGGTCGGTGGTGCCAGCGAGATCACGCCGAAGCAGCCGATGGATCTGGTCGGCCAGTTGCTGGCTCCGGTGCTCGGTCTGTATGGCGGGCTGGATACCGGCATCCCGCTTGAAACGGTCGAGAGCATGGAAAAGGCGCTGAAACAGGGGAGCGCCGCCGCCAAGGTTTCCGAGATTCATGTTTATGACAACGCCCCGCATGCCTTCCATGCCGACTACCGGCCCAGCTACCGCAAGGAAGAAGCCGAGGACGGCTGGCAGCGCATGCTGGCCTGGTTCCGCAAGAGCGGTGTGTGACACTAATTTCGCGGCTGCGCGGCGTGCCTTCGTGCTACGCTTCGCGCCTCGAAAAGACAATGTATGACCATGACGACTGCCGAACCGACTGCAACCAAACCGATCGATGCCCGGGCCCTGCTCAAGGACCTGCAAAACCGCTTCGATGTTTTCCGTAACCACAGCCCGCTGGCCATCGGTATCGACAAACAGGTGTTTGCCCAGTTGCCGGAGCTGGAAAAGAAGGCGCTGCGCCTGGCCATGCGCAGCCACACCATCTCGACCCGCTACCTGAAGGAAATGGAAAAGGGAACGGTCCGCCTGAATCTGGATGGCACGCCGGCCGGCGAAGTCACCGACGAAAACCGTCAGCACGCTGCCGAGCTGCTGCGCGAGCGCTTCAAGAAGCAGGTCGAACAGCGCAAGGCAGCCGAAGCGGCGGCCAAGGCGGAACAGGTGCGGGCGGCAAAGCTGAGTCAGCTGGCCGAAAAATTCGGTCGCAAATAAGGGTTAGCGCCGGCTTTTGCTCTGTTCCGGCCGAGCAAGCCAGTCAGTAAAAGGCCAGTCATTTTGACTGGCCTTTCGTTTTTCAGAACGCATCGCCCGGTCGGGCAAATCAACGCTGCTCGACAAATTTCTCGAAGTCGGCGAGCGGCAAGGGGCGGCTGAAGAAATAACCTTGATAGGCATGGCAGCCGGCGTCGGCCAGGAAGTCGCGCTGCGCTTTCGTTTCAACCCCTTCGGCGATCACCCCGAGGCCAAGGCTCTGGGCCAGCGCGACGACGGTTTTGGCAATCGCCGCATCGTTCGGGTCGATCAGCACGTCGCGGACGAAGGACTGATCGATCTTCAACTGGTCGAGCGGCAAGCGCTTGAGGTAGGACAGCGAGGAGTAGCCGGTGCCGAAGTCATCGAGCGAGAAGCCGACGCCCTTGGCTTTCAGTGCGGACATTTTCTCGATGATCGCCTCGACGTTATCGACCAGCAGGCTTTCGGTCAGCTCCAGCTTCAAGTGCTGCGGATTGGCGCCGCTCTCGTCCAGAACGCCGAGGACCTGCTCGACGAAGTCGGCCTGGTGCAGTTGATGGGCGCTGACATTGACCGCCAGCGTCAGATGCGCCATGTCGGCCCGGCGCGCCCAGGTCGCCAATTGCCGGCAGGCCGTTTCCAGAACCCACTGGCCGAGCGGCAGGATCAGCCCGGATTCTTCCGCCAGCGGAATGAAATCGGCCGGCGACACCATGCCGCGCCGCGGGTGCTGCCAGCGGACGAGGACTTCCGCCCCGGTCAGGCGGTCATCATCGGCCATCTGGGCCTGGTAATGGAGCAGGAACTGGCCGTCCGCCAGCGCCCGCCGCAGATCGCCTTCGAGCGCCGCCCGTTCCTTGGCGGCGATCTCCATCGCCGGGTCGAAGAAGCGAAACGTATTGCGCCCCGCCGACTTGGCCTTGTACATCGAGAGATCGCTCTGCTTCATCAACTCGTCGATCGGTGTCCGGGCGCCATTGAACAAGGTGGCGCCAATGCTCGCCGTGCTGTGATGGCCAACGTCGCCGAGCTGGTAAATCTGGTTGAGCGCGGCAAGTATTTTCTCGGCAACCGTCTCGGTGCCATTGACGGCCTCCCGCTCATTGCCGCTCAGGCCGGAGAGAATCACGACGAATTCGTCGCCGCCCAGGCGGGCGACCGAGTCGCCTTCGCGCACACAGCTCAGCAGTCGCT harbors:
- the rng gene encoding ribonuclease G — protein: MSEEILINFTPQETRVAVMQQGVVQELHIERTASRGLVGNVYLGRICRILPGMQSAFIDVGLDRTAFLHVADIWQPRETTTERPIEKILFDGQSIVVQVVKDPIGTKGARLSTQISIAGRMLVYLPQEKHIGISQRIEAESEREALRERITRLVPADETGGFIVRTMAENASDEEFATDIAYLRKIWADIRDKARTCAPPCVLYQELSLSQRVLRDFVNPETARMVIDSRENFQKLSAFAQEFTPAVLPLLDHYTGQRPLFDLHGVEEEIQKALARRVDLKSGGYLIIDQTEAMTTIDVNTGGFVGVRNFDDTIFKTNLEAAVTIARQLRLRNLGGIIIVDFIDMENEEHKKAVLDEFNKALARDHTRLTVNGFTALGLVEMTRKRTRESLAHVLCQPCPTCGGRGEVKTARTVAYEILRELLREARQFNAREYRILAGPAVVDLFLDEESQSLAMLSDFIGKAVSLQSEPSYSPEQYDIVLM
- a CDS encoding dienelactone hydrolase family protein, giving the protein MNPNPEFDSLVPAQFFDRRSFLVTSLGAGFALAVQPVMAQTAIRTDDSGLLAGEIKVPVKDGEMVAYRALPKGASKAPVVLVVSEIFGVHEYIKDTCRRLAKAGYCAIAPELFARQGDPRGIDSIPDILAKIVYKTPDAQVMSDLDACVAWAASKGADTNRLAITGFCWGGRISWLYSAHNPQLKAAAAWYGRLVGGASEITPKQPMDLVGQLLAPVLGLYGGLDTGIPLETVESMEKALKQGSAAAKVSEIHVYDNAPHAFHADYRPSYRKEEAEDGWQRMLAWFRKSGV
- a CDS encoding ProQ/FINO family protein, yielding MTMTTAEPTATKPIDARALLKDLQNRFDVFRNHSPLAIGIDKQVFAQLPELEKKALRLAMRSHTISTRYLKEMEKGTVRLNLDGTPAGEVTDENRQHAAELLRERFKKQVEQRKAAEAAAKAEQVRAAKLSQLAEKFGRK